The Clostridium sporogenes genome contains a region encoding:
- a CDS encoding HD domain-containing protein → MNTRDEINKDIQKVFKDIDEHILRDEKPSDYINKLYEEGKLKGYPFDMLTTLKKIDQSPKYHPEGSVWNHIMMVLDNGAKEREKSENKRIFMWACLLHDIGKGTTTKIRKGRITSYDHDKEGEGLSIKFLKCFTEDEEFIKEVSKLVRWHMQPLFVNKNLPFKDIETMVKEVSIKEIALISLCDRLGRGGMSEGKREEEIKAIDLFIEKCSNYM, encoded by the coding sequence ATGAATACTAGAGATGAAATTAATAAAGATATACAGAAGGTATTTAAAGATATAGATGAGCATATTTTAAGGGATGAAAAACCTTCTGATTATATAAATAAATTATATGAAGAAGGAAAATTAAAAGGATATCCTTTTGATATGCTTACAACCTTAAAAAAAATAGATCAGTCACCTAAGTATCATCCAGAGGGAAGTGTTTGGAATCATATTATGATGGTTTTAGATAATGGAGCCAAGGAAAGAGAGAAAAGTGAAAATAAAAGGATATTTATGTGGGCATGTCTTCTCCATGATATAGGGAAGGGAACTACTACAAAAATTAGAAAGGGGAGAATAACTTCCTATGATCATGATAAAGAAGGTGAAGGATTAAGCATAAAATTTTTAAAATGTTTTACAGAGGATGAGGAATTTATAAAGGAAGTTTCTAAATTAGTAAGATGGCATATGCAACCTCTTTTTGTTAATAAGAATTTGCCTTTTAAAGATATAGAAACTATGGTGAAAGAAGTTTCTATTAAAGAAATAGCTCTAATTTCTTTATGTGATAGATTAGGAAGAGGAGGTATGTCAGAAGGAAAAAGAGAAGAGGAAATTAAAGCAATAGATTTATTTATAGAGAAATGTTCCAATTATATGTAA
- a CDS encoding aldehyde dehydrogenase produces the protein MESIRDMLKKQKSFFEKGYTKDINFRIEALKKLKHNIKMNEKNIFKALKIDLNKSEFETFITEIGIVYDEINGAIKNIKKWSKPKKVKTPITNFLASSYIYNEPYGVALIMAPWNYPFQLIMAPLVGAISAGNCVLLKPSELAVETEQIIVKIIKETFSDEYIGVVTGGVKESEALLKEKLDYIFYTGGINVGKIVMRAAAEHLTPITLELGGKSPCIVDKDANIDLAARRIAWGKFLNAGQTCVAPDYLVVHRNIKEKLISSIENYIIEFFGENAFESEEYPRIINERHFKRLEEYLKEGKIVSGGKTDISNLYMEPTIIEGINLKNRIMEEEIFGPILPVVEFEGIDEVIDIVKNNPKPLALYYFSEDKEKQEFIIKNISFGGGCINDTIMHLSTSTLPFGGVGSSGMGSYHGRASFETFSHKKSILKKSNLIDIKIRYAPFKGKINLAKKLFK, from the coding sequence ATGGAAAGTATAAGGGATATGTTGAAAAAACAGAAGAGTTTTTTTGAGAAGGGATACACAAAGGATATAAATTTTAGAATAGAAGCTTTAAAAAAATTAAAACATAACATAAAGATGAATGAAAAAAATATATTTAAAGCTTTAAAGATAGATTTAAATAAATCAGAATTTGAAACATTTATAACAGAAATAGGTATTGTATATGATGAAATAAATGGAGCAATTAAAAATATAAAAAAATGGTCAAAGCCTAAAAAAGTAAAAACCCCAATTACTAATTTTTTAGCTAGTAGTTATATATATAATGAGCCTTACGGTGTAGCTTTAATAATGGCTCCATGGAATTACCCATTTCAACTTATTATGGCTCCTTTAGTGGGAGCTATAAGTGCTGGTAATTGTGTCTTGTTAAAGCCTTCTGAACTAGCAGTAGAAACAGAACAAATAATAGTTAAAATAATAAAAGAGACATTTTCTGATGAATATATAGGGGTTGTTACTGGTGGAGTAAAGGAAAGTGAAGCTTTGCTTAAAGAAAAATTAGACTATATATTTTATACAGGTGGAATAAATGTAGGTAAAATAGTTATGAGGGCAGCGGCAGAGCATTTAACACCTATAACCTTAGAATTAGGAGGGAAAAGTCCCTGCATCGTTGATAAGGATGCTAACATAGATTTGGCAGCGAGAAGAATAGCTTGGGGAAAATTTTTAAATGCTGGACAAACTTGTGTAGCGCCAGATTATTTAGTTGTGCATAGAAACATAAAAGAAAAATTAATAAGTTCAATAGAAAATTATATAATTGAGTTTTTTGGTGAAAATGCCTTTGAAAGTGAAGAGTATCCTAGAATAATAAATGAAAGACATTTTAAAAGATTAGAAGAATATTTAAAGGAAGGAAAGATAGTTTCTGGAGGAAAAACAGATATAAGTAATTTATATATGGAACCAACTATTATAGAAGGAATAAATTTAAAAAATAGAATAATGGAGGAAGAGATATTTGGTCCTATTCTCCCAGTTGTAGAATTTGAAGGCATAGATGAAGTTATAGACATAGTAAAAAATAATCCTAAGCCACTAGCGCTATATTACTTTTCTGAAGATAAAGAAAAACAGGAATTTATTATTAAGAATATATCTTTTGGTGGAGGCTGTATAAATGATACTATAATGCATTTGTCTACTTCTACATTACCCTTTGGTGGCGTAGGAAGTAGTGGAATGGGAAGTTATCATGGGCGAGCTAGTTTTGAAACCTTTTCTCATAAAAAAAGTATACTTAAGAAGAGTAATTTAATAGATATAAAAATAAGATATGCACCTTTTAAAGGAAAAATAAATTTAGCAAAGAAGTTATTTAAGTAG
- a CDS encoding alanine/glycine:cation symporter family protein, protein MQTFLDIISKISGWIWGPPMMILLVGGGIILTLTLGFVQFRYLPFILKQTFGRIFDKPEGEGTITPFQAVSSALASSVGAANIIGVPVAISFGGPGAIFWMWVTAIIGQATKFSEVVLGIKYREKNEKGEFVGGPVYYLKKGLKSPFLATMCSFAFMLEIIPSISTQSLSLCQSAETIGIPKIVTGIIVTILVALVVYGGIQRIGQVTEKLVPLMALAFICCSLVIIFINIKELPAAFELIFKGAFRPMAAVGGFGGSVLSQTISKGIARGAYSNEAGMGSAPIAHSAAVTDHPVRQGFWGVFEVIVDTILICTMTALVILTTGIWQKLPASEAASMPALAFQSVFGKNIGGSIVSFSLLLFVLSTIIVIVFYCEKQAEALFNPTFGKIIRFICLGAIIYGSFGNLESLFAILDLLLALVVIPNMIGVLAMRKEVKELKIAFFSDPKYYPPAGKEINYKNNEKSC, encoded by the coding sequence ATGCAAACGTTTTTAGACATTATCTCAAAGATCTCTGGTTGGATCTGGGGCCCACCTATGATGATTCTGCTTGTAGGTGGAGGAATCATACTAACTTTAACATTAGGTTTTGTTCAATTTAGATACTTACCTTTCATATTAAAACAAACCTTTGGGAGAATATTTGATAAACCTGAAGGTGAAGGTACAATAACTCCTTTCCAAGCTGTTAGCTCCGCTCTAGCTTCATCAGTTGGTGCTGCTAATATCATAGGTGTTCCTGTTGCTATTTCTTTTGGAGGCCCAGGTGCTATTTTTTGGATGTGGGTAACAGCAATTATAGGCCAAGCTACTAAATTCTCTGAAGTAGTATTAGGAATAAAATATAGAGAAAAAAATGAAAAGGGTGAATTTGTTGGAGGACCTGTTTATTACTTAAAAAAAGGTTTAAAATCTCCTTTTCTTGCTACAATGTGCTCTTTCGCATTTATGCTAGAAATTATTCCTTCAATTTCTACACAATCCCTTTCCTTATGTCAGTCTGCTGAAACTATAGGAATACCAAAAATTGTAACTGGTATTATAGTTACAATCCTTGTAGCTTTAGTTGTGTATGGTGGTATTCAAAGAATAGGACAAGTTACTGAAAAATTGGTTCCTCTAATGGCTTTAGCTTTTATATGTTGTTCTCTTGTAATAATTTTTATTAATATTAAAGAATTACCAGCAGCTTTTGAATTAATATTCAAAGGAGCCTTTAGACCTATGGCAGCTGTAGGTGGTTTTGGTGGTTCTGTTTTATCTCAAACTATAAGCAAAGGTATAGCAAGAGGTGCTTATTCAAACGAAGCTGGTATGGGAAGTGCCCCTATAGCTCACTCTGCTGCAGTTACAGATCACCCTGTTCGTCAAGGTTTCTGGGGAGTATTTGAAGTTATAGTTGATACTATATTAATTTGTACTATGACAGCTCTTGTTATTTTAACTACCGGTATATGGCAAAAGCTTCCTGCTTCTGAGGCAGCTTCTATGCCTGCATTAGCATTCCAATCAGTATTTGGTAAAAATATTGGTGGATCAATAGTTTCTTTCAGTTTATTACTATTTGTTTTATCAACTATAATAGTTATAGTTTTCTACTGTGAAAAACAAGCAGAAGCTTTATTTAACCCAACTTTCGGTAAAATTATAAGATTTATTTGTTTAGGTGCTATAATATATGGATCTTTTGGAAATTTAGAAAGTTTATTCGCAATACTTGATTTACTTTTAGCCCTAGTTGTTATACCAAACATGATTGGTGTACTTGCTATGAGAAAAGAGGTTAAAGAATTAAAAATAGCATTCTTCTCTGATCCAAAATATTATCCACCTGCAGGGAAAGAAATAAACTATAAAAATAATGAAAAATCTTGCTAA
- a CDS encoding alanine/glycine:cation symporter family protein — MDAFINFISKISNWIWGAPMLILLVGGGIILTFTLKFFQIEYLPYIMKETFGKMFSKPTEGEGTITPFQAACSALASTVGAANIIGVPVAIAFGGPGAIFWMWVVAILGQATKFSEIILGLKYREKNEEGNYVGGPVYYLKKGLKSPFLATMCSFCFMIEIIPSISTQSLSVCQTAETIGLPKIVTAIIVTVLVALVVYGGIKRIGQVTEKLVPIMALVFIICSLIIILFNISKLPHAFGLIFKGAFTPQAAVGGFGGATLAQTLRWGTARGTYSNEAGMGSAPIAHSAAVTDHPVRQAFWGIFEIMVDTIIICTLTALVVITTGMWNTVPGSQAASMPSMAFQNVFGKAFGGAIVSISILLFVLSTIIVIVYYCEKQAEALFGLAFSKVIRVVCLAAIIYGAIGELEFLFALLDILLALVVIPNMIGLIAMRNEIKELKEEFFSDPKYYPGAKTSKSDS, encoded by the coding sequence ATGGATGCCTTTATAAATTTTATTAGCAAAATCTCCAACTGGATATGGGGTGCACCTATGTTGATATTATTAGTTGGTGGAGGAATTATTTTAACTTTTACATTAAAATTTTTTCAAATAGAATATTTACCTTATATAATGAAGGAAACCTTTGGTAAAATGTTTAGTAAACCTACTGAAGGAGAAGGTACAATTACTCCCTTTCAAGCTGCTTGCTCAGCATTAGCATCTACTGTAGGTGCTGCTAACATTATAGGAGTTCCTGTAGCAATAGCTTTTGGAGGCCCTGGTGCTATTTTCTGGATGTGGGTAGTAGCAATTTTAGGACAAGCTACTAAATTTTCTGAAATAATTCTTGGTTTAAAATACAGAGAAAAAAATGAAGAAGGAAACTATGTAGGAGGACCTGTTTATTACTTAAAAAAAGGTTTAAAATCACCTTTCCTTGCTACCATGTGCTCTTTCTGCTTTATGATTGAAATTATACCATCTATTTCTACCCAATCATTATCAGTTTGCCAAACTGCTGAAACTATAGGATTACCTAAAATAGTTACAGCCATAATTGTAACCGTTTTAGTAGCTTTAGTTGTTTATGGTGGAATTAAAAGAATAGGACAAGTTACTGAAAAATTAGTTCCTATAATGGCTTTAGTATTTATTATATGTTCATTAATAATAATATTATTCAATATATCAAAATTGCCTCATGCTTTCGGGTTGATATTTAAAGGTGCTTTTACACCTCAAGCTGCTGTAGGTGGTTTTGGTGGAGCTACCCTTGCTCAAACATTAAGATGGGGTACTGCTAGAGGTACTTACTCAAATGAAGCTGGTATGGGAAGTGCTCCTATAGCTCACTCTGCTGCTGTTACAGATCACCCTGTTCGTCAAGCTTTTTGGGGTATATTTGAAATAATGGTAGATACAATAATAATTTGTACTTTAACAGCTCTTGTAGTTATAACTACAGGAATGTGGAATACTGTTCCAGGCTCACAAGCTGCTTCTATGCCTTCAATGGCTTTTCAAAACGTATTTGGTAAAGCTTTTGGTGGTGCTATAGTATCAATAAGTATATTATTATTTGTTTTATCAACTATAATAGTTATAGTTTACTACTGCGAAAAACAAGCTGAAGCTTTATTTGGACTTGCATTTTCAAAAGTTATAAGAGTTGTTTGTCTAGCAGCTATAATATACGGGGCTATTGGTGAGTTAGAGTTCTTATTCGCTTTACTTGATATTCTTTTAGCTCTAGTTGTTATACCAAATATGATCGGTCTAATAGCTATGAGAAATGAAATAAAAGAACTGAAAGAAGAGTTCTTCTCAGATCCAAAATATTATCCAGGAGCAAAAACTTCAAAATCTGATTCTTAA
- a CDS encoding MarR family winged helix-turn-helix transcriptional regulator — protein MGRNTECLGNKYISMLYRAGNCYINKELCKYGVGSGQYIFLLYVFNNNGCNQEEISTILNIDKGTTARALQKLEKEGYINKEVDKNDRRINHVIVTKKGSEIIDTIIETLNSWEKMLYSDFTEREKKELFKLLEKASLNCHNYKIK, from the coding sequence TTGGGGAGAAACACGGAATGTTTGGGTAATAAATATATATCTATGTTGTATAGAGCAGGCAATTGCTATATAAATAAGGAGCTTTGTAAATATGGTGTAGGTAGTGGACAATATATCTTTTTATTATATGTATTTAACAATAATGGATGTAATCAAGAAGAAATAAGCACTATTTTAAATATAGATAAAGGTACCACAGCTAGAGCACTACAAAAATTAGAAAAAGAAGGGTACATAAATAAAGAGGTTGATAAAAATGATAGAAGAATCAATCATGTAATAGTTACTAAAAAGGGCTCTGAAATAATAGATACTATAATAGAAACTTTAAATTCTTGGGAAAAAATGTTGTATTCAGATTTTACGGAAAGAGAAAAAAAAGAGCTTTTCAAATTATTGGAAAAAGCTTCTTTGAATTGCCACAATTATAAAATTAAATAA